A window from Choristoneura fumiferana chromosome 22, NRCan_CFum_1, whole genome shotgun sequence encodes these proteins:
- the LOC141440487 gene encoding tektin-4-like, with product MSASQNGDLLSFGNKNYGFKSVREWHEHNKDVLKGDIIGTTDKNTSITKNCIIKVNQTSCHDYSDSTDQLQHRARHINYWKAELERAIRDIDAELIILESQRQQLKNAMDVLKIPEYITEECLDVRANRMQSDLVYDEPQEALFTESALIENIKRLHREMLRDIENQLAMNLAAKHALERDWSNKYLAFKYESENAELETKAVNVKDSAGATRLSEGQSNVQSWEYNTVSTLEQFRIAMEKSKALRAKVEAALINSARDLRSQDIKVNKELSERIAKTEQVKKELENQLLLTLQKIVETENILETLHEEMMKVNQRIQVAQTRLHTKNYRPNIENCREGSLIGLIEEVRDLNDSMSLLQKRSLETEKLRADLIHERGRLEHEITVKKKSLFLDNDRCLFLRSHFQSAEKMCGF from the coding sequence ATGTCAGCATCACAAAATGGAGATCTACTTTCATTTGGCAACAAGAACTACGGTTTCAAATCGGTAAGAGAATGGCACGAACACAACAAAGACGTCTTGAAAGGTGATATTATCGGAACAACAGATAAAAACACGTCGATCACAAAAAACTGCATCATAAAAGTGAATCAAACATCTTGCCACGATTATAGTGACAGCACAGACCAACTGCAACATAGAGCAAGACATATCAATTACTGGAAAGCAGAACTAGAGCGAGCAATAAGAGACATAGACGCAGAATTGATTATATTAGAATCTCAAAGGCAACAACTTAAAAATGCAATGGATGTCCTCAAAATACCAGAgtacataactgaagagtgtTTAGATGTGAGAGCTAATAGAATGCAATCCGATTTGGTTTACGACGAGCCGCAAGAAGCACTATTTACCGAGTCAGCATTGATAGAAAACATAAAAAGACTGCACCGAGAAATGCTCAGAGACATCGAGAACCAACTGGCTATGAATTTAGCAGCGAAACATGCGTTAGAAAGAGATTGGAGCAACAAATATCTGGCGTTCAAATATGAAAGCGAAAACGCTGAATTAGAAACTAAAGCGGTAAACGTGAAAGACTCTGCAGGAGCCACGCGGCTTTCTGAAGGGCAGTCCAATGTGCAATCTTGGGAATACAACACCGTGTCAACTTTGGAGCAATTTAGGATTGCCATGGAGAAATCTAAAGCTCTAAGAGCAAAAGTAGAGGCAGCTCTGATAAACTCAGCTAGAGACCTACGTTCGCAAgatataaaagtaaacaaagaGCTATCTGAAAGGATTGCTAAAACTGAACAGGTGAAAAAGGAGTTAGAAAACCAGCTGCTTCTGACACTGCAGAAGATTGTCGAAACGGAAAATATCTTGGAAACATTGCACGAAGAGATGATGAAAGTGAATCAGAGAATTCAAGTGGCTCAAACTAGGTTGCATACAAAAAATTATAGACCGAACATAGAAAACTGTAGAGAAGGATCCTTGATTGGGTTGATAGAAGAAGTAAGGGACTTGAATGACAGCATGAGTTTATTGCAGAAGAGGTCTTTGGAAACGGAGAAGTTGAGAGCAGATTTGATACATGAACGGGGAAGACTGGAGCATGAGATAACGGTGAAGAAGAAGTCACTCTTTCTGGATAATGATAGATGTTTGTTTTTGCGCTCGCATTTCCAGTCTGCTGAGAAAATGTGCggattttag
- the LOC141440483 gene encoding armadillo repeat-containing protein 6 homolog has protein sequence MVRVITQETYDEVVQENIKEFDMSAEEAIQDATAQFEAQGVDLSNIIKDLVLSSGEDHAVSKAITKLKELKNEGDDGEIFKELEILKAECNKDIARRVKAGKEGAYTVLLELLQARQKTYSEEANEKDARYIVNVLNCLVALMDVQPDLLDQRGVDVIKNILDNTEDENILMATLKWTSTCCIKHEMNRQRLFAKNIASNLKSLLQVQNNVKLLSEVLAVIRKFPLDDDIRVEFGKAHDHARELGFLMLDSLTNLLKENSRPPLVSELMQTISSLLVRHELCAAVADGGAGVLFTVLADNADNAAVVQQASRLITALAGNDDVKRQLVKSGIVPIMVLMLTRHCNNASATSSNLKCVAALALREPEHSRQFYDCGAPEAIVDCLNRHPDHPGVQKNGCWAIRNMVARCRDMNPKFKELGVEAILNRAYERFLDDFGFDVKSALRDLECDVKFDEQWTGKGFELEQ, from the exons ATGGTTCGCGTAATAACACAAGAAACATACGATGAAGTTGTTCAGGAGAATATCAAGGAATTCGACATGAGTGCGGAGGAGGCTATCCAGGACGCAACAGCCCAGTTTGAGGCACAG GGTGTAGACTTGTCTAATATTATCAAAGACTTAGTTCTTTCATCTGGAGAGGACCACGCAGTTTCTAAAGCTATCACAAAACTGAAAGAACTCAAAAATGAAGGTGATGATGGTGAGATTTTCAAGGAACTCGAAATTCTGAAG GCAGAATGTAACAAAGACATAGCTCGACGAGTTAAAGCAGGCAAAGAGGGAGCCTACACAGTATTGCTTGAATTACTACAAGCAAGACAGAAGACATACTCCGAGGAGGCAAATGAGAAAGATGCAAGATATATTGTCAATGTATTGAATTGCTTAGTAGCACTTATGGATGTACAGCCTGACTTATTGGACCAGAGAGGAGTTGAcgttattaaaaa TATTCTAGACAACACAGAAGATGAGAACATACTGATGGCAACATTGAAATGGACTAGCACATGTTGCATTAAACATGAGATGAATCGCCAGCGCCTGTTTGCAAAAAACATAGCAAGCAATCTGAAGTCTTTGCTGCAGGTCCAGAATAATGTTAAG ttactttCAGAGGTGTTGGCAGTCATACGAAAATTTCCTCTCGACGATGACATTAGAGTCGAGTTTGGGAAAGCACACGACCACGCCAGAGAACTAGGTTTCCTGATGCTGGATTCACTCactaatttattaaaag AGAACAGCAGGCCGCCGCTGGTGTCAGAGCTGATGCAGACCATATCGTCCCTGCTGGTGCGGCACGAGCTGTGCGCGGCGGTCGCGGATGGCGGCGCCGGCGTGCTGTTCACGGTGCTCGCTGACAACGCGGACAATGCTGCGGTGGTGCAACAGGCTAGCCGGCT TATAACAGCTCTAGCCGGCAACGACGACGTCAAAAGGCAACTCGTGAAGAGCGGCATAGTTCCCATCATGGTGCTGATGCTGACGAGGCATTGT AACAACGCATCAGCCACGTCATCGAATCTCAAATGCGTGGCGGCGTTAGCGCTCCGCGAGCCGGAGCACAGCAGACAGTTCTACGACTGCGGCGCGCCCGAAGCCATAGTGGACTGCCTCAACAGACACCCCGATCATCCCGGGGTACAG aaaaatgGCTGCTGGGCGATCCGCAACATGGTGGCCCGGTGTCGCGACATGAACCCCAAGTTCAAAGAGTTGGGCGTCGAAGCGATCCTGAACAGGGCCTACGAACGGTTCCTGGACGACTTCGGGTTCGACGTTAAGTCGGCTCTGCGGGACTTAGAGTGCGACGTTAAGTTTGACGAGCAGTGGACCGGGAAAGGCTTCGAGTTGGAACAGTAA